The Bubalus bubalis isolate 160015118507 breed Murrah chromosome 1, NDDB_SH_1, whole genome shotgun sequence genome includes a region encoding these proteins:
- the LOC102404426 gene encoding P2Y purinoceptor 2 produces MLADLLYISTLPFLIVTYSLEDTWPFGELLCKLVRFLFYTNLYSSVLLLTCISVHRFLGVCHPLRSLPYRTRRHALLGATATWVLVVIQLLPTLIFSHTDDIDGQMICYDTTSADHFDKFFVYSMVLMLSSFVLPSLVILVCYSLMVRSLATPVETLTRVGGATRAKSIRTILLVCGLFALCFVPFHISRSLYFTLRFLSSGNCQLLTVVSLAYKVWRPLVSLSSCLNPVLYFLSGGNRVRLFQELGHNKVGEHPAGAKGQRPGGGQVWVLPR; encoded by the coding sequence ATGCTGGCGGATCTGCTGTATATATCGACGCTGCCCTTCCTCATCGTCACCTACTCCCTGGAGGACACCTGGCCCTTCGGGGAGCTGCTCTGCAAGCTGGTGCGCTTCCTGTTCTACACCAACCTCTACAGCAGCGTCCTGCTACTGACCTGCATCTCCGTGCACCGCTTCCTGGGCGTGTGCCACCCACTGCGCTCGCTGCCCTACCGGACCCGCCGGCACGCCCTGCTGGGCGCCACTGCCACGTGGGTTCTGGTGGTCATCCAGCTGCTGCCCACCCTGATCTTCTCTCACACAGACGACATCGACGGCCAGATGATCTGCTACGACACGACCAGTGCAGATCACTTTGACAAGTTTTTCGTCTATAGCATGGTCCTGATGTTGTCCAGCTTTGTCCTGCCCTCCTTGGTTATCTTGGTGTGCTACTCACTGATGGTACGGAGCCTGGCCACACCAGTGGAGACCCTCACGAGGGTGGGTGGCGCAACCCGGGCCAAGTCCATCCGGACCATCCTGCTGGTGTGTGGCCTCTTTGCCCTCTGCTTCGTGCCCTTCCACATCTCGCGCTCCCTCTACTTCACACTCCGCTTCCTGTCCTCAGGCAACTGCCAGCTCCTGACAGTGGTCAGCCTGGCCTACAAGGTATGGAGGCCTCTGGTGAGCCTGAGCAGCTGCCTCAACCCAGTCCTCTACTTTCTGTCAGGTGGGAACAGAGTCAGGCTCTTCCAGGAACTGGGGCACAACAAGGTGGGTGAGCACCCAGCTGGAGCCAAGGGACAGAGACCCGGGGGTGGGCAGGTCTGGGTCCTGCCGAGATGA